Proteins from a genomic interval of Nostoc sp. TCL240-02:
- a CDS encoding IS630 family transposase — MRGIPVEELIFLDESGVNLSFIRKCARALPGLSAYAQKPNRKGKNVSVIGAISLKGLLTQWSGLGSIDALTFDAFIAQKLVPKLWPGAVVIMDNCSIHKSDELEALLIAAGAHLIYLPPYSPDFSPIENCWSKIKNILRRIGARTYPDLLQALDTAFAEVTIENLLGWFTHCCYCTSQD, encoded by the coding sequence TTGAGGGGGATACCCGTCGAAGAGCTGATTTTCTTAGATGAATCGGGAGTTAATCTGTCCTTCATCCGCAAATGTGCCCGCGCCTTGCCTGGCCTTTCAGCCTATGCTCAAAAGCCCAACCGCAAAGGGAAAAATGTCTCGGTAATTGGTGCAATTAGCTTGAAAGGACTGCTCACCCAATGGAGTGGCTTAGGTTCTATCGATGCTTTGACTTTTGATGCCTTCATCGCCCAAAAGCTCGTACCCAAACTTTGGCCTGGTGCAGTGGTGATCATGGATAACTGCTCAATCCATAAAAGTGATGAACTTGAAGCTTTGCTCATCGCTGCTGGCGCTCATCTCATTTATCTCCCCCCCTATTCTCCCGATTTTTCACCGATTGAGAATTGTTGGTCCAAGATTAAGAACATTCTCCGTCGCATCGGTGCAAGGACATACCCTGATTTACTCCAGGCATTAGATACGGCATTCGCAGAAGTGACAATAGAGAATTTGCTGGGTTGGTTTACTCACTGCTGCTACTGTACCTCACAAGACTGA
- a CDS encoding chromophore lyase CpcT/CpeT — MTIAPSESSTNASDLLTLACWMAGDFSNYKQSFANPQLYAHIHIFFRPLPIEFFSAIGFYSEQAYDHDLWTPYRQGVHRLVDCGDRIYIENYSLKDQMLYAGAARELDILKTITPDCIERRYNCSMVFQREGEMFRGSVEPGNQCLINRNGCQTYLISDVEITEHTWISLDKGMDIETHKQIWGSTAGPLRFEKRESFADELLAVRALC; from the coding sequence ATGACAATAGCACCCAGTGAATCTAGCACCAACGCTAGTGATTTACTCACCTTAGCCTGTTGGATGGCAGGAGATTTTAGCAACTACAAGCAATCTTTTGCAAATCCCCAACTTTACGCCCACATTCACATTTTTTTCCGTCCTTTACCGATTGAATTTTTTTCTGCCATCGGTTTTTATTCAGAACAAGCTTATGACCACGATTTATGGACACCCTACCGCCAAGGAGTACATAGACTGGTAGATTGTGGCGATCGCATTTATATCGAAAATTACAGCTTGAAAGACCAGATGCTTTATGCAGGTGCGGCTCGTGAATTAGATATCCTCAAAACCATCACCCCAGATTGTATCGAACGGCGTTATAACTGTTCGATGGTTTTCCAACGAGAGGGTGAAATGTTTCGGGGTAGCGTGGAACCGGGTAATCAATGTCTGATTAACCGCAATGGCTGCCAGACATATCTAATCAGCGACGTAGAAATAACCGAGCATACTTGGATAAGTCTAGATAAAGGTATGGATATTGAAACCCACAAGCAGATATGGGGATCAACTGCTGGGCCTTTGCGATTTGAAAAACGGGAAAGTTTTGCTGATGAATTACTTGCAGTGAGAGCATTATGTTGA
- a CDS encoding phycobiliprotein lyase — translation MEITEFFELSIGRWRSQRSGHHLAFAHFEQVLSNIDVESLSTNDPAVLAICQLYDTDPGSITHPFRMTWKGESDWDDKPISGSTVLVPIPDIENPSRGKLLRDQGYAETIPAVGKYHLSEDGIFTLLTEYEHAAAEERIWFATPNLRFRVATIKTSDGKGVTTASFSSEIRSLSSSTS, via the coding sequence ATGGAAATTACTGAATTCTTTGAACTTTCAATTGGGCGATGGCGATCGCAACGTAGCGGTCATCATTTAGCATTCGCTCACTTTGAACAAGTGCTGTCTAACATTGACGTTGAGTCTCTATCCACCAACGATCCGGCGGTATTAGCAATTTGTCAATTGTATGACACCGACCCCGGCAGTATCACTCACCCCTTTCGGATGACTTGGAAAGGTGAGTCAGACTGGGACGATAAACCAATCTCTGGTAGTACCGTGTTGGTGCCAATTCCAGATATAGAAAATCCTTCTAGGGGAAAACTTTTACGCGATCAAGGGTACGCTGAGACAATCCCCGCAGTGGGTAAATACCACTTGAGTGAAGATGGGATTTTTACCCTGCTGACGGAGTATGAACACGCTGCTGCTGAAGAGCGAATTTGGTTTGCCACACCAAATCTGCGATTTCGGGTAGCGACAATTAAAACCAGTGATGGTAAAGGTGTGACAACAGCTTCCTTTTCTTCAGAGATTCGCTCTTTGTCTAGTTCAACCAGTTAG
- a CDS encoding pentapeptide repeat-containing protein, which produces MTNSEIQLITSDRSSPTPEILTALKAGTPLDWVDLYQFNLKEVDLQQANLSKAKLLGADLSELVLSNADLSGADLRGANLQGADLSGANLQEAYLNRANLQQANLSGANLEGAKLQVARYDTHTKWPQEYNYKASGAVGPGANLNGAFLNTASLRNADLQGVNLRGAYLSGADLTGANLQSAALSGADLTKAYLTGACLRNARLTGANLQDADLRATDLCDAEMEHLQSIAGADFTLAQGLTEATKAMLKSRPYSELDVWNAYTRTTTRESLSA; this is translated from the coding sequence ATGACAAATAGTGAAATTCAACTTATCACTAGCGATCGCTCCAGTCCAACTCCAGAAATATTAACAGCCCTCAAAGCTGGAACCCCTCTGGATTGGGTCGATTTGTACCAATTCAATCTTAAGGAAGTTGATTTACAACAAGCTAATTTGAGCAAAGCCAAGCTACTAGGAGCCGACCTCAGTGAGCTAGTCTTGAGTAATGCCGATTTGAGTGGCGCAGATTTGCGAGGCGCTAATCTGCAAGGAGCCGATTTGAGTGGGGCTAATTTGCAGGAAGCCTATTTAAACCGTGCGAACCTCCAACAAGCTAATCTCAGTGGCGCAAATTTGGAAGGAGCCAAACTACAAGTAGCGCGTTATGATACACATACGAAATGGCCCCAAGAATATAACTACAAAGCTTCGGGAGCTGTAGGGCCGGGTGCTAACCTTAATGGTGCTTTTCTTAACACAGCTTCTTTACGAAACGCAGATTTACAAGGTGTTAATCTCCGTGGAGCCTACCTGAGTGGCGCTGACTTGACAGGAGCAAATTTGCAAAGTGCGGCTTTAAGTGGCGCTGACTTAACAAAAGCTTATTTAACTGGGGCTTGTTTGCGGAATGCTCGATTGACCGGAGCCAATTTGCAGGATGCAGACCTACGAGCGACTGACCTATGTGATGCAGAGATGGAGCATCTTCAAAGTATCGCTGGTGCAGATTTTACTTTAGCCCAAGGACTCACAGAAGCAACTAAAGCTATGCTTAAAAGCCGTCCATATTCAGAACTCGACGTTTGGAACGCCTACACTCGCACAACAACTCGTGAGAGTTTGAGTGCTTGA
- a CDS encoding phycobiliprotein lyase, whose translation MHIIPPLSMIDFFRKSEGTWFTERSVHHFDSAADESGESNLIIKVMGKDDLKVQEVCKDQGIDPTKATGGASFAWQANLDTRQPNDNAAILVDIPDETRRSGKLIRNQGYVESIPVVSRYRFADDGVLTIDTDYDNNQGQERCWFITDDFRVRVSTVRMMNGVNLMAYCSERRCVSQELLEQMIANHARH comes from the coding sequence ATGCATATAATACCGCCCTTGTCAATGATCGACTTCTTCCGTAAAAGTGAGGGTACATGGTTTACGGAACGTTCCGTTCACCATTTTGACTCGGCGGCGGATGAGTCAGGAGAGTCGAATTTGATTATTAAAGTCATGGGAAAGGACGATCTGAAAGTCCAAGAAGTCTGTAAAGACCAAGGCATAGACCCTACTAAAGCAACAGGCGGTGCAAGCTTTGCATGGCAGGCAAACTTAGACACCAGGCAACCTAATGATAATGCTGCCATTTTGGTTGATATTCCCGATGAAACGAGGCGTTCTGGAAAACTGATCCGTAACCAAGGTTATGTTGAGAGCATTCCTGTTGTCAGCCGATATCGGTTTGCTGATGATGGAGTGCTGACGATTGATACTGACTATGACAATAACCAAGGTCAAGAACGTTGTTGGTTTATTACTGATGATTTTCGTGTCAGGGTTAGTACCGTGCGAATGATGAACGGTGTCAACTTAATGGCTTATTGTTCTGAACGTCGCTGTGTTTCCCAAGAACTTCTAGAGCAAATGATCGCTAATCATGCCAGGCATTAA
- the thrC gene encoding threonine synthase — MTLSLSVAKSHRQPWPGLIEAYRQYLPVSETTPVVTLLEGNTPLIPVPAIAERIGRQVRVFVKYDGLNPTGSFKDRGMTMAISKAKEAGAKAVICASTGNTSAAAAAYARRGGMNAFVLIPDGYVALGKLAQALLYGAEVLAIKGNFDQALEIVREMAESYPVTLVNSVNPYRLEGQKTGAFEIVDALGDAPDWLCIPVGNAGNITAYWMGFCQYHQDGKCDRLPRMMGFQAAGAAPLVHGQPVAHPETLATAIRIGNPASWELAIAAQTASQGNFHAVTDAEILDAYRLLASSEGIFCEPASAASVAGLLQVKDEIPTGATVVCVLTGNGLKDPDTAIKHNHSQFKQGIAAELGAVAEAMGF, encoded by the coding sequence GTGACTTTGAGCCTGTCTGTTGCTAAATCTCATCGCCAACCTTGGCCCGGACTGATAGAAGCCTATCGCCAATACTTGCCTGTCAGTGAAACAACCCCGGTCGTCACTCTTTTGGAAGGCAATACACCTCTAATACCAGTGCCAGCGATCGCAGAACGTATTGGCAGACAAGTACGGGTTTTTGTAAAATATGATGGTCTGAATCCTACCGGCAGCTTCAAAGACCGGGGGATGACTATGGCAATTTCCAAGGCCAAGGAAGCAGGAGCAAAAGCAGTAATTTGTGCCAGCACAGGTAACACCTCAGCCGCCGCCGCCGCTTATGCAAGGCGTGGAGGGATGAATGCCTTTGTATTAATTCCAGACGGTTATGTGGCACTGGGCAAGTTAGCCCAAGCATTATTGTATGGTGCAGAAGTATTGGCAATTAAAGGGAATTTTGACCAAGCGCTAGAAATTGTCCGCGAAATGGCCGAAAGCTATCCGGTCACGTTGGTTAATTCAGTCAATCCCTACCGCCTAGAAGGGCAAAAAACTGGAGCCTTTGAAATCGTCGATGCGCTGGGTGATGCACCAGACTGGCTATGTATCCCCGTAGGCAATGCGGGAAATATCACAGCATATTGGATGGGCTTTTGTCAATATCATCAAGATGGAAAGTGCGATCGCTTACCCCGAATGATGGGATTCCAAGCCGCAGGTGCAGCCCCATTAGTACACGGTCAGCCCGTGGCGCATCCCGAAACCCTAGCGACAGCAATTCGCATTGGCAACCCCGCTAGCTGGGAATTAGCGATCGCAGCCCAAACCGCAAGTCAAGGAAATTTCCACGCCGTTACCGATGCAGAAATTCTTGATGCTTATCGACTTTTAGCATCATCAGAAGGGATCTTCTGCGAACCTGCTAGCGCCGCTTCTGTAGCCGGATTATTGCAGGTAAAAGACGAAATTCCTACAGGGGCGACAGTGGTTTGTGTCCTTACAGGTAATGGTCTAAAAGACCCAGATACAGCCATTAAACACAATCACAGTCAATTTAAACAGGGGATTGCAGCAGAATTGGGCGCAGTCGCCGAGGCAATGGGATTTTAA
- a CDS encoding CpeR family transcriptional regulator, producing the protein MLIQLESVKYKMLPPQAEKKMRCWIRSRHLICSGNFFIFETLEYTTIERFSQCVASLGGTVISVDPINKIWMGDHRQVILYQAKASLHTPHHTLKQYWIKYGGFYTRFDERA; encoded by the coding sequence ATGTTGATTCAGCTTGAATCTGTTAAATATAAAATGTTACCTCCACAGGCTGAAAAAAAGATGCGCTGTTGGATTCGTAGCCGCCATTTGATTTGTTCCGGTAACTTCTTTATATTCGAGACATTAGAATATACGACCATTGAAAGATTCTCTCAATGTGTCGCTTCTTTAGGAGGAACAGTAATATCCGTTGACCCCATTAATAAAATCTGGATGGGCGATCATCGCCAAGTAATTTTATATCAGGCTAAAGCTAGTTTACATACTCCTCATCATACTTTGAAACAATACTGGATAAAATACGGTGGTTTCTACACTAGATTTGATGAGCGTGCTTAA
- a CDS encoding transposase, with the protein MKAYSLDLRQKIVDAYACGDISQRKLAKNFGVTLSFVQNLLKRHRELGMIGPKVRTEQTATKLNAEQLEILRQLVIAQPDATLSELRERLYEKTEVLIGVATVNRMVRWKLHLNLKKKVSTSQKKVVMKSN; encoded by the coding sequence ATGAAAGCCTACTCTCTCGACTTGCGTCAAAAAATAGTTGATGCTTATGCCTGCGGTGACATTTCCCAACGAAAACTGGCTAAAAACTTTGGTGTCACCTTAAGTTTTGTGCAAAATTTACTCAAACGCCATCGAGAATTGGGGATGATAGGCCCCAAGGTGCGGACTGAGCAGACAGCAACAAAGTTGAATGCTGAACAGTTAGAAATCCTGCGCCAACTCGTCATAGCACAGCCCGATGCGACGTTAAGCGAATTGCGGGAACGACTTTACGAGAAAACAGAGGTCTTAATTGGGGTAGCTACGGTGAATCGGATGGTTCGCTGGAAACTTCACCTCAACCTCAAAAAAAAAGTCTCCACCTCACAAAAAAAGGTAGTGATGAAGTCCAACTAG
- a CDS encoding chromophore lyase CpcT/CpeT: MTHSTDIATLARWMSADFSNQEQAFENPPFYAHIRVCIRPLPLELFSGVSLFLEQAYDFMLNQPYRMRVMKLIPAENHIAIEHYTVKEEQKFYGASREPERLKELSVDQLEKMSGCNMIVEWTGKSFKGRVEPGKGCIVVRDGKNTYLDNEFEIDAKEFFSLDRGRDLDTDERLWGSIAGPFHFVRWANFADEVKAN; encoded by the coding sequence GTGACTCATTCTACTGATATTGCTACCTTAGCCCGATGGATGTCAGCTGACTTTAGTAATCAAGAACAAGCTTTTGAAAATCCGCCTTTTTATGCCCATATTCGTGTGTGTATCCGTCCCCTTCCCTTGGAATTGTTCTCAGGGGTAAGTTTGTTTCTCGAACAAGCTTATGATTTTATGCTCAATCAACCTTACCGGATGCGGGTAATGAAGTTGATTCCCGCAGAAAACCACATTGCTATTGAACACTACACCGTTAAAGAAGAACAAAAGTTTTACGGCGCATCTCGTGAACCCGAACGCCTCAAAGAGTTGTCTGTTGACCAACTGGAAAAAATGTCAGGCTGCAACATGATTGTAGAGTGGACAGGTAAGAGCTTCAAAGGCAGAGTTGAACCTGGTAAAGGCTGCATTGTGGTTCGTGACGGCAAAAATACTTATTTAGATAACGAATTTGAAATTGACGCTAAAGAATTTTTCAGCCTCGACCGGGGAAGGGATTTAGACACTGATGAGCGACTATGGGGTTCCATCGCCGGCCCCTTTCACTTTGTCCGATGGGCTAATTTTGCCGATGAAGTCAAAGCTAATTAA
- a CDS encoding HD domain-containing protein, translating into MSSNNLEKPNLTSRFESALAYATRLHANQVRKGSNVPYISHLLSVAALVLEDGGSEDEAIAALLHDAIEDQGGAKTREEIRQKFGEKVVNIVDGCTESEVIPKPPWKERKQEYLIRMQYASPEVRRVSQADKLHNARSILADWYRDKEAVWKKFKGGKEETLWYYRSLLAVYQGIGSSFLSNELERVIILLEQVTQE; encoded by the coding sequence ATGAGTTCAAACAACTTAGAAAAACCCAATTTAACTTCCCGCTTTGAGTCAGCCTTAGCCTATGCAACTCGTCTTCATGCTAACCAAGTGAGAAAAGGCAGTAACGTTCCCTACATTAGCCACCTGTTGAGTGTAGCAGCATTAGTCTTAGAAGATGGTGGCTCGGAAGATGAAGCGATCGCTGCTCTACTCCATGATGCTATAGAAGACCAAGGTGGTGCAAAGACTCGTGAAGAAATTCGTCAAAAATTTGGAGAAAAAGTAGTCAATATTGTTGATGGGTGTACTGAATCAGAAGTTATCCCCAAACCTCCTTGGAAAGAACGTAAACAAGAATATCTAATCAGAATGCAGTATGCTTCTCCTGAAGTCCGGCGAGTTTCCCAAGCCGATAAATTGCACAATGCCCGTTCAATTTTAGCCGATTGGTATCGAGACAAAGAAGCTGTTTGGAAGAAATTCAAAGGTGGTAAGGAGGAAACACTCTGGTACTATCGCAGTTTATTAGCCGTGTATCAAGGAATTGGGTCAAGTTTTCTGAGTAATGAATTAGAGAGAGTAATTATACTTTTAGAGCAAGTTACTCAAGAATAA
- a CDS encoding iron uptake porin: MLAWLLIAGVNGAAQKASAQEYINTETTQAQESIDLNSPPLSPINPMAQVTSVSQLKDVQPNDWAFQALQSLVERYGCIAGYPDSSYRGNRALTRYEFAAGVNACLDRVNELITTATSDLVTREDLATLQKLQSEFAPELATLRGRVDSLEARTGELETNQFSTTTKLSGLLIVGIQGRTSNRGDVNPRDGQKDTDDAGTNINVISLAQLYLTSQITPSSYLFTGLLDGNGKTSPRFTNSVSRNDVLLGYEFPTDSLIVSDLNFHWLVTDKLAIMVGTEGVSMPAAFRGPNRVESAATGPLSYFAQRNPILNMGYGHGGIAIDWQFAKRASLQAIYTSYKPGNPGNSSGLFDGTTTTGVQLLLTPTDTLDLSLYYVNNYSSDGCLLTFVGDECLTTVNTTTGKSAPLQTNAVGATVTWQISPRISAGAWGGYTKSYIPGQSGNVETTNYMVFMNFPDLFAKGNLGGIYVGQPPKITSSDLPVGNNVPDFINTGLGRAGGQPGTTTQIEAFYRFQLTDNISITPGIIHLLQPGNTPDSDSVTIGILRSTFSF; encoded by the coding sequence ATGCTCGCATGGTTACTAATTGCGGGAGTAAATGGAGCTGCACAAAAAGCATCAGCACAAGAGTACATCAATACAGAAACTACTCAGGCTCAGGAGAGTATAGATTTAAATTCTCCTCCCCTCTCCCCCATAAATCCGATGGCGCAAGTTACATCGGTTTCTCAACTTAAAGACGTACAACCCAATGATTGGGCATTCCAAGCATTACAGTCTTTGGTGGAACGCTATGGTTGTATAGCAGGGTATCCAGATAGTAGCTATCGCGGTAATCGCGCCTTAACTCGGTATGAATTCGCCGCCGGGGTGAATGCTTGTTTAGATAGAGTCAATGAATTAATTACTACAGCCACCAGCGATTTAGTTACCCGCGAAGATTTAGCAACATTACAAAAATTGCAATCAGAATTTGCTCCCGAATTAGCAACTTTGCGGGGTCGTGTCGATAGTTTAGAAGCCAGAACTGGCGAACTTGAAACCAACCAATTCTCAACAACAACCAAACTCAGTGGACTACTAATAGTTGGTATTCAAGGACGGACTAGCAATCGTGGTGATGTCAATCCTAGAGATGGACAAAAAGATACAGATGATGCAGGGACAAACATTAATGTTATATCCCTGGCGCAACTATATTTGACTAGTCAAATCACTCCCAGTAGTTACTTGTTTACAGGTCTTTTAGATGGTAACGGAAAAACTTCGCCTAGATTTACCAATAGTGTTTCTAGAAATGATGTTTTGCTTGGCTACGAATTTCCTACAGATAGCTTGATTGTAAGTGACCTAAATTTTCATTGGCTGGTGACAGATAAATTAGCAATCATGGTGGGAACAGAAGGCGTAAGTATGCCTGCTGCTTTCCGAGGCCCCAATCGGGTAGAAAGTGCTGCAACAGGGCCGCTGTCTTATTTTGCCCAAAGAAACCCAATTTTAAATATGGGATACGGTCACGGTGGTATAGCTATTGATTGGCAATTTGCTAAACGCGCTAGTTTGCAAGCAATTTATACTAGTTATAAACCAGGAAATCCCGGTAACAGTAGCGGTTTATTCGATGGAACCACAACTACTGGTGTGCAATTGCTGCTAACACCAACTGACACTCTAGATTTAAGCTTGTATTACGTCAACAATTATTCTTCGGATGGTTGTTTGCTAACCTTTGTTGGTGATGAATGCTTAACTACAGTTAATACCACTACCGGAAAATCAGCACCTTTGCAAACTAATGCTGTGGGTGCAACTGTCACTTGGCAAATTTCACCTCGTATTAGCGCAGGTGCGTGGGGTGGTTATACTAAATCTTACATTCCTGGTCAATCGGGAAATGTAGAAACGACGAATTATATGGTGTTTATGAATTTCCCTGATTTATTTGCTAAAGGAAATTTGGGGGGAATTTATGTCGGTCAACCTCCTAAAATTACCAGTAGCGACCTACCTGTGGGGAATAATGTCCCTGATTTTATTAATACTGGTTTAGGACGTGCAGGTGGACAACCAGGAACTACCACTCAAATTGAGGCATTCTATCGTTTCCAGCTAACAGATAATATTAGCATTACACCAGGAATAATTCATCTCTTGCAGCCTGGTAATACACCAGATAGTGACTCAGTTACCATCGGCATTCTGCGGAGTACTTTTAGTTTTTAA
- a CDS encoding phycobilisome rod-core linker polypeptide, translating into MSLWAIDSPSVELRPNTSESELQTLIRAVYKQVLGNAHLLESERLATAESQLRDGKISVREFVNTVAKSELYQSLFFSSSSQYRFIELNFKHLLGRPPADQAEIAEHVRIYNEQGYDAEIESYIDSTEYQQNFGENIVPYPRSTSSQIGIKNVTFNRTFTLLRGVASSDSDRKAKLIRDIGANLPTSIKAPAAGSSVSSTNKRFLIKAVKGSNNLRTRLGNLEYVVNYNQLSGQVQNIHRTGGKIISITEVA; encoded by the coding sequence ATGTCACTATGGGCTATTGATTCACCTAGTGTTGAACTGCGTCCAAACACCAGCGAAAGTGAATTACAAACACTGATTCGGGCGGTTTACAAACAGGTTTTGGGGAATGCTCACTTGCTAGAAAGTGAGCGCCTAGCTACTGCTGAATCGCAATTGCGCGATGGCAAAATCAGCGTCCGCGAATTCGTCAACACCGTTGCGAAATCAGAACTCTATCAATCTCTGTTTTTCAGTTCTTCTTCCCAATATCGGTTCATTGAACTGAACTTCAAACACCTGCTAGGTCGTCCTCCTGCCGATCAAGCAGAAATTGCCGAACACGTCCGCATCTACAACGAACAGGGCTATGATGCTGAAATCGAATCCTATATCGATAGCACAGAGTATCAGCAGAATTTTGGCGAGAATATTGTTCCTTATCCTCGCAGCACTAGCTCCCAAATAGGAATTAAGAATGTTACCTTTAACCGCACCTTTACTTTATTGAGAGGAGTAGCAAGCAGCGATAGCGATCGCAAAGCTAAATTGATCAGAGATATAGGTGCAAATTTACCTACATCTATCAAAGCTCCTGCTGCTGGTTCTAGTGTAAGCAGCACCAACAAACGCTTCTTGATTAAGGCAGTCAAAGGTTCAAATAATCTCCGTACTCGTCTGGGCAACCTTGAATATGTAGTTAACTACAACCAACTGTCTGGGCAAGTGCAAAACATTCATAGAACGGGCGGCAAAATCATCAGTATTACTGAAGTTGCTTAG
- a CDS encoding TIGR03985 family CRISPR-associated protein — MVYPVCIYYFQRATYLCAFGQTLKNKRTINWHNYRLDRIQELRGLDWLNPSIPADVRHFYDTNQLDQPEYILHKISAAWDLDFYRESRKMLIRFNQDFSQSYIKNSFRHETFRFLNDKQEFIQFIRDYKPNE; from the coding sequence ATAGTTTATCCAGTATGTATCTATTATTTTCAGCGTGCTACCTATCTTTGTGCCTTTGGTCAAACTCTGAAAAATAAAAGGACTATTAACTGGCATAATTATCGATTAGATCGCATTCAAGAATTAAGAGGATTAGATTGGTTAAATCCAAGTATCCCAGCAGATGTACGCCACTTTTATGATACCAATCAACTCGATCAACCAGAGTATATTCTTCATAAAATATCGGCTGCTTGGGATCTTGATTTTTACCGAGAAAGCCGCAAAATGTTAATCCGTTTCAACCAAGATTTTTCACAAAGTTATATCAAAAATAGTTTTCGCCACGAAACTTTTAGGTTTCTTAACGACAAACAAGAATTTATTCAATTTATTCGAGATTATAAACCCAATGAATAA
- a CDS encoding HEAT repeat domain-containing protein, with protein sequence MEIDQIQTELKNPDFHSRLKAIAALNDYESKVAVPLLASKLHDSEFLVRSFVARGLGNQQSAESFAALMQIMKFDDTPNVRAEAANSLSLFGRVAVSHLVMAFYQDDHWLVKRSILAAIAEMNCPEELFDICVQGLKDEDFTVQESSVDGLGLLADSSQHTAALSQILTLVNNESWRMRVRVSYALKRFDEPEAKAALNQLRQDEDHRVVGAALEDLLPQ encoded by the coding sequence ATGGAAATCGATCAAATCCAAACTGAACTGAAGAACCCAGATTTTCACTCTCGTTTGAAGGCGATCGCAGCCCTCAATGATTATGAATCAAAAGTTGCAGTTCCTCTGCTAGCAAGTAAACTTCATGACTCAGAATTTTTGGTGCGTTCTTTTGTAGCTAGGGGTTTGGGTAATCAACAATCAGCAGAATCCTTTGCTGCTTTGATGCAAATTATGAAATTTGACGATACCCCCAATGTGCGAGCTGAGGCGGCCAATTCTTTGTCGCTATTTGGTAGAGTCGCAGTTTCTCATCTAGTTATGGCATTTTATCAAGATGACCATTGGCTAGTTAAGCGGAGCATTTTAGCTGCGATCGCTGAAATGAATTGTCCTGAAGAGCTATTTGATATCTGCGTTCAAGGTTTAAAAGATGAAGATTTCACAGTTCAGGAATCCTCTGTTGATGGACTCGGTTTACTAGCTGATTCTAGCCAACATACTGCGGCACTATCCCAAATACTAACGTTAGTGAATAATGAATCTTGGCGGATGCGCGTGCGAGTTAGCTATGCCCTCAAACGCTTTGACGAGCCGGAAGCAAAAGCAGCCCTTAACCAACTTAGACAGGATGAGGATCACCGAGTTGTCGGAGCTGCTTTAGAAGACTTGTTGCCACAATAG
- a CDS encoding phycobilisome protein, translating into MTQLSETVKELIAKARIISFAEWEQSHSKAAIAIFQAADDAFRYLSDEDLLQIQTKSSDNSELIPVAVLLRDRAAEIVDEAREQVLTTYPEIIQPGGGLYPPERAQACWRDFWHFLRCITYGIAGGHAEYTNPTGLHYMNLLYQELQVPLDAMLLGLKSIKAASLKRCPANQQEILNPYFDHLITQLATFQIR; encoded by the coding sequence ATGACTCAATTAAGCGAAACCGTCAAAGAATTAATCGCCAAAGCTAGAATTATCAGCTTTGCTGAATGGGAACAGTCTCATTCCAAAGCAGCTATCGCCATATTTCAAGCTGCGGATGATGCTTTCCGTTATCTGAGCGACGAAGATTTATTACAGATTCAAACCAAGTCATCCGATAATTCTGAGTTGATTCCTGTTGCTGTGTTATTACGCGATCGCGCCGCCGAAATTGTTGATGAAGCTAGAGAGCAGGTTTTGACGACCTATCCTGAAATTATCCAGCCTGGAGGTGGTCTTTATCCGCCTGAACGCGCCCAAGCTTGCTGGCGAGATTTTTGGCATTTTCTCCGTTGTATTACTTATGGCATAGCAGGTGGACACGCTGAGTATACAAATCCCACAGGACTCCACTATATGAACTTACTCTATCAAGAATTACAAGTTCCATTAGATGCAATGCTCTTAGGTTTAAAAAGCATTAAAGCTGCTAGTTTGAAACGCTGCCCAGCCAATCAGCAAGAAATTCTTAATCCCTATTTTGACCATTTAATCACCCAACTGGCTACTTTTCAAATTCGGTAA